One Rhabdothermincola sediminis DNA window includes the following coding sequences:
- a CDS encoding thiolase domain-containing protein codes for MRDVAIISFAQTEHQRAVSHINEVEMLMPLLGEALRGAGIGKDRVDFVCSGSSDYLAGQPFSFVMTLDAFGPWPPISESHVDMDGAWALYEAWVKMQMGHIDVALIYAYGKSSPGEIRRVLSRQLDPYYLGPLWVDSVSLAALQARCGLEAGAFTVEQMAEVAAARRRQAKSNPFAQLSGDVDASTLLAQEEFVAPLRKHDCPPITDGAAVVVLAAGDVARELCERPAWIRGIDHRIEPHALGVRDLTRSVSTEQAAARAGVGEGKVDVVELHAPFTHQELILREALALDDAVVVNPSGGALCANPIMAAGLIRFGEAASRIWRGEADRAVAHATSGPCLQQNLVCVLEGA; via the coding sequence ATGAGGGACGTCGCCATCATCTCGTTCGCCCAGACCGAGCACCAGCGGGCTGTCTCGCACATCAACGAGGTCGAGATGCTCATGCCGCTGCTGGGTGAGGCGCTGCGCGGTGCGGGCATCGGAAAGGACCGGGTCGACTTCGTCTGCTCCGGTAGCTCCGATTACCTCGCCGGCCAGCCGTTCTCGTTCGTGATGACCCTCGATGCTTTCGGTCCGTGGCCGCCGATCTCGGAGTCGCACGTGGACATGGACGGAGCGTGGGCGCTGTACGAGGCGTGGGTGAAGATGCAGATGGGACACATCGACGTGGCCCTCATCTACGCCTACGGTAAGTCCTCGCCAGGCGAGATCCGTCGGGTTCTGTCCCGACAGCTCGACCCCTACTACCTCGGCCCGCTCTGGGTCGACTCCGTGTCGCTCGCCGCCCTGCAGGCTCGGTGCGGACTCGAGGCGGGGGCCTTCACGGTGGAGCAGATGGCAGAGGTCGCCGCGGCGAGGCGGCGACAGGCCAAGAGCAACCCCTTCGCCCAGCTCTCCGGCGACGTTGACGCCTCCACCCTCCTCGCGCAGGAGGAGTTCGTGGCCCCGCTCCGCAAGCATGACTGCCCCCCGATCACCGACGGCGCGGCCGTGGTGGTGCTGGCGGCGGGTGATGTCGCTCGTGAGCTCTGCGAGCGGCCAGCGTGGATCCGGGGGATCGATCATCGCATCGAACCGCACGCGCTCGGGGTCCGAGACCTGACACGGTCGGTGTCCACCGAGCAGGCCGCGGCGCGCGCCGGCGTGGGCGAGGGGAAAGTCGACGTGGTCGAGCTGCACGCGCCGTTCACCCACCAGGAGCTCATCCTGCGCGAGGCCCTGGCATTGGATGACGCGGTGGTGGTGAACCCCTCGGGTGGGGCCTTGTGTGCCAATCCGATCATGGCGGCAGGTCTCATCCGATTCGGAGAGGCGGCCTCCCGCATCTGGAGGGGCGAGGCCGACCGCGCAGTCGCCCACGCCACGTCCGGCCCGTGCTTGCAGCAGAACCTGGTGTGCGTCTTGGAGGGTGCGTGA
- a CDS encoding glycoside hydrolase family 43 protein has translation MHPGQQPPTKGPSTEAERQGTPVRLGTVEGLLIGTPIYDGDFADPFVLAQDGTAFAYATNTVDANVPVLQWIAQDSGRYLGDALPELPAWTSKGLVWAPAVWARPDGTYVLYYTTVDNASKKQCLSRATASNPAGPFTDGSAAAFVCPLELGGAIDPGIFVTPDGVVHLLYKNDGNCCGLPTSIWSVPLSSDGLSPAGEPTRLITADQPWEGGLIEGPSMVSDGGTFYLFYSANAWNTAHYAIGYAICQSLQGPCTKPQQTPWMDSTTFAKGPGGEEFFSTPSGVWMVYHGWAQGQVGAPDAERRLYLDGLTVEAGTPERIGREVAEAALARVLVPVALAVAALAALAWWGMHRRRRGRRGEGPLRAG, from the coding sequence GTGCATCCTGGCCAGCAACCGCCCACCAAGGGACCGAGCACCGAGGCGGAGCGGCAGGGTACGCCGGTTCGCCTGGGCACCGTCGAAGGCCTGCTGATCGGGACGCCGATCTACGACGGCGACTTCGCCGACCCCTTCGTGCTGGCGCAGGACGGCACGGCGTTCGCGTACGCCACCAACACGGTCGACGCCAACGTCCCCGTGCTGCAATGGATCGCGCAGGACTCGGGCCGGTACCTCGGTGACGCTCTCCCCGAGCTTCCCGCCTGGACCAGCAAGGGCCTGGTCTGGGCGCCGGCCGTCTGGGCGCGACCCGACGGCACGTACGTCCTCTACTACACCACGGTCGACAACGCCTCGAAGAAGCAGTGCCTCTCCCGGGCGACGGCGAGCAATCCCGCCGGGCCGTTCACCGACGGCTCGGCTGCCGCGTTCGTCTGCCCGCTCGAGCTGGGTGGGGCGATCGACCCCGGCATCTTCGTCACCCCCGATGGCGTGGTGCACCTGCTCTACAAGAACGACGGCAACTGCTGCGGGCTCCCCACCTCGATCTGGTCGGTACCGCTGTCCAGCGATGGCCTCAGCCCGGCGGGCGAGCCCACCCGGCTCATCACCGCCGACCAGCCGTGGGAGGGCGGGCTGATCGAGGGCCCCTCGATGGTCAGCGACGGCGGCACCTTCTATCTCTTCTACTCGGCCAATGCCTGGAACACCGCCCACTACGCCATCGGCTACGCCATCTGCCAGTCGCTACAAGGGCCGTGCACCAAGCCTCAGCAGACTCCCTGGATGGACTCGACGACCTTCGCCAAGGGGCCGGGCGGCGAGGAGTTCTTCTCCACGCCCTCCGGCGTGTGGATGGTGTATCACGGGTGGGCGCAGGGGCAGGTGGGAGCACCGGATGCCGAGCGGCGGCTCTACCTCGACGGGCTGACGGTCGAAGCCGGTACCCCCGAGCGCATCGGCCGCGAGGTGGCCGAGGCGGCTCTGGCCCGGGTCCTGGTGCCCGTCGCGCTGGCGGTTGCGGCGCTGGCGGCGCTGGCTTGGTGGGGGATGCACCGGCGTCGCCGTGGGCGGCGAGGCGAAGGTCCGCTCCGGGCCGGATGA
- a CDS encoding Zn-dependent alcohol dehydrogenase gives MRAAVLREIGGETLEIVDDVTVGELGPTDVKVDIKATGVCHSDLHAMKGDLPQGAPFVPGHEGAGVVSEVGSAVTRLSVGDHVVVAWSPPCGQCVACVDQKSPHLCIMIQFAIAGVPRFKEGGTDLFGMAGTGTFAEQLIVPQEAAIKIDDDVPFEIASLIGCGVTTGVGAAINTAKVEPGSTCVVFGCGGVGISVIQGCRVAGAAAIVAVDLNDEKLEMAKRFGATHSVKPDGLDALKGEVTGMAGGFDYAFEAIGLPQTVRAAYDAVRRGGTAIVVGVGNMGQTVEFNMFELFFQEKTLKGSYYGSADVRSDFNRFLRLWKAGKLDLEGMISQRITLDDVNDAIQKMKRGEVIRSVIEL, from the coding sequence ATGCGCGCTGCGGTGCTACGCGAGATCGGTGGCGAGACACTCGAGATCGTCGATGACGTGACGGTGGGCGAGCTCGGCCCGACCGATGTCAAGGTCGACATCAAGGCCACCGGCGTCTGCCATTCGGACCTGCACGCGATGAAGGGTGACCTGCCCCAAGGCGCGCCGTTCGTGCCGGGCCACGAGGGCGCCGGTGTGGTGTCGGAGGTCGGCTCGGCCGTGACGAGGTTGAGCGTGGGTGACCACGTCGTCGTGGCGTGGTCCCCGCCGTGCGGGCAGTGTGTGGCCTGCGTCGACCAGAAGAGCCCGCATCTGTGCATCATGATCCAGTTCGCCATCGCGGGGGTGCCCCGCTTCAAGGAGGGTGGCACGGACCTGTTCGGCATGGCGGGCACGGGCACCTTCGCCGAGCAGCTCATCGTCCCCCAGGAAGCCGCCATCAAGATCGATGACGACGTGCCCTTCGAGATCGCCTCACTGATCGGCTGCGGGGTCACCACCGGCGTGGGCGCGGCGATCAACACCGCCAAGGTGGAACCCGGCTCGACCTGTGTGGTGTTCGGCTGCGGTGGCGTGGGCATCTCGGTGATCCAGGGCTGCCGAGTGGCGGGCGCGGCGGCGATCGTCGCGGTCGACCTCAACGACGAGAAGCTCGAGATGGCCAAGCGTTTCGGTGCCACCCACTCGGTGAAGCCCGACGGTCTCGACGCGCTGAAGGGTGAGGTCACCGGCATGGCCGGGGGCTTCGACTACGCCTTCGAAGCGATCGGCCTTCCCCAGACCGTGCGCGCCGCCTACGACGCCGTGCGCCGCGGTGGCACGGCGATCGTGGTCGGGGTCGGCAACATGGGCCAGACCGTCGAGTTCAACATGTTCGAGCTGTTCTTCCAGGAGAAGACGCTCAAGGGCAGCTACTACGGCTCCGCGGATGTCCGCTCGGACTTCAACCGTTTCCTGCGGCTCTGGAAGGCGGGCAAGCTCGACCTCGAGGGGATGATCAGCCAGCGCATCACGCTGGACGACGTCAACGACGCCATCCAGAAGATGAAGCGGGGCGAGGTCATCCGCTCGGTCATCGAGCTGTGA
- a CDS encoding acyl-CoA synthetase, whose product MAELGFWKLAQSDPDRVALVTPDGVEHTAGELLAAANQVSHGLRAQGLERGDTVACVLPNGLEMIQLYLGAMQIGLYLTPINHHLVGPEIAYIVNDSEAKVFVASAKYADEIRKAMTEITLDPAHCFAVGTIEGLRPWSELLEGQPTTNPEDRVAGAPMHYTSGTTGRPKGVKRALVDIDPDVLGELYAGFQGMFGVQPFDDNVHITGSPLYHTAVLMWTANSMHMGHKVVLMDKWTPEGMLELIERHKVTTSHMVPTQFHRLLALPEEIRNRYDVSSLRCMVHAAAPCPPDIKRRMIEWWGDAVMEYYAATEGGGTIITAQEWLAKPGSVGKAWAGSEIRILDDDGNQVPPNTEGTVYMSLAQANFEYKGDKRKTEDNRRDGFFTVGDWGLLDEDGYLFLKDRKSDMIISGGVNIYPAEIEGELLTFPKIADVAVFGIPHPDWGEEIKAVVQPAEGVEPSDELRDEILAFCEDRLAKFKRPKTIDFMAELPRDPNGKLYKRKLRDPYWEGRDAKI is encoded by the coding sequence ATGGCCGAGCTGGGGTTCTGGAAGCTGGCGCAGAGCGATCCGGACCGGGTGGCGCTCGTCACGCCCGACGGCGTCGAACACACCGCCGGCGAGCTGCTCGCCGCGGCCAACCAGGTGAGCCACGGGCTGCGCGCCCAGGGCCTCGAGCGGGGCGACACCGTGGCCTGTGTGCTGCCCAACGGCTTGGAGATGATCCAGCTCTACCTCGGGGCGATGCAGATCGGCCTGTACCTGACGCCGATCAACCACCACCTCGTCGGGCCCGAGATCGCCTACATCGTCAACGACAGCGAGGCGAAGGTGTTCGTGGCCAGCGCCAAGTACGCGGACGAGATCCGCAAGGCCATGACCGAAATCACCCTCGACCCGGCCCACTGCTTCGCGGTCGGTACGATCGAAGGGCTGCGGCCCTGGAGTGAGTTGCTCGAGGGCCAGCCCACCACCAACCCCGAAGACCGCGTCGCCGGCGCGCCGATGCACTACACGTCCGGCACCACCGGCCGCCCCAAGGGTGTGAAGCGGGCACTGGTCGACATCGACCCCGACGTCCTCGGCGAGCTCTACGCGGGGTTCCAGGGGATGTTCGGGGTGCAGCCCTTTGACGACAACGTCCACATCACCGGCTCGCCCCTCTACCACACGGCCGTGCTCATGTGGACGGCCAACTCGATGCACATGGGCCACAAGGTGGTCCTCATGGACAAGTGGACCCCGGAAGGCATGCTCGAGCTCATCGAGCGCCACAAGGTCACCACGTCGCACATGGTGCCGACCCAGTTCCACCGGCTGCTCGCCCTGCCCGAGGAGATCCGGAACCGCTACGACGTGTCGTCGCTGCGCTGCATGGTGCACGCGGCCGCGCCCTGCCCGCCCGACATCAAACGCCGGATGATCGAGTGGTGGGGCGACGCGGTCATGGAGTACTACGCGGCCACCGAGGGCGGTGGGACCATCATCACCGCCCAGGAGTGGTTGGCCAAGCCGGGCAGCGTGGGCAAGGCCTGGGCCGGCTCAGAGATCCGCATCCTCGACGACGACGGCAACCAGGTCCCACCCAACACCGAGGGCACCGTGTACATGTCCCTCGCCCAGGCGAACTTCGAGTACAAGGGCGACAAGCGCAAGACCGAGGACAACCGGCGCGACGGCTTCTTCACCGTGGGCGACTGGGGCCTGCTGGACGAGGACGGCTACCTGTTCCTCAAGGATCGCAAGAGCGACATGATCATCTCGGGTGGGGTGAACATCTACCCAGCCGAGATCGAAGGCGAGCTGCTCACCTTCCCCAAGATCGCGGATGTGGCGGTGTTCGGGATCCCGCACCCCGACTGGGGTGAGGAGATCAAGGCGGTGGTGCAGCCAGCGGAAGGGGTCGAGCCGAGCGACGAGCTGCGGGACGAGATCCTCGCGTTCTGCGAGGACCGGCTGGCGAAGTTCAAGCGTCCCAAGACGATCGACTTCATGGCCGAGCTGCCCCGAGACCCCAACGGCAAGCTCTACAAGCGCAAGCTTCGGGACCCCTACTGGGAAGGCCGCGACGCCAAGATCTGA
- a CDS encoding PH domain-containing protein, with translation MTSTPSRYRLRMSSLRRALTTLLLSLIATLFFVPGVLASPLGGWWRLMSAVGLVLSIVGLRIVLGPVIVVRDEGLRIQRNWPLRRDIPWYRIYQVDVIPGFWNLEIELNSGERISLPCVDDVDRLYEELERHRSEIDA, from the coding sequence GTGACGTCGACCCCGAGCCGCTACCGGCTACGCATGTCCTCCTTGCGCCGGGCGCTCACGACGCTGCTGCTCTCGCTGATCGCCACCCTGTTCTTCGTGCCGGGGGTGCTGGCGTCGCCGCTCGGGGGCTGGTGGCGACTGATGAGTGCAGTGGGGCTGGTGCTTTCGATCGTGGGGCTGCGCATCGTGCTCGGGCCGGTCATCGTGGTTCGCGACGAGGGCCTGCGCATCCAGCGCAACTGGCCGCTCCGCCGAGACATCCCGTGGTACCGGATCTACCAGGTCGACGTGATTCCGGGCTTCTGGAACCTCGAGATCGAGCTCAACTCGGGTGAGCGGATCTCACTGCCCTGCGTGGACGACGTGGACCGGCTCTACGAAGAGCTCGAACGCCACCGCAGCGAGATCGACGCCTGA
- a CDS encoding acyl-CoA dehydrogenase family protein, with translation MDFDDTPEEAAFRREVRAFLEAHARRKTGTDADWSRGGVSEDPERAAAYLERCRAWQRTLFDNGWAGITWPKEYGGRGGTPAESIIFNQEASQFDVTTGFIGAAQQLVGPPLLRFGTEEQKARYIPSMLKGDELWCQLFSEPGAGSDLAALATRAVRDGDEWVVTGQKVWTSEAQHADFGILLARTDPDAPKHKGITFFIVDMHSPGIEIRPLVQATGLSHFNEVFLTDVRIPAGNVVGEVNGGWAVARTTLASEAGMIGGAGQTTTFQAVLELARACGRTGDPIVRQGLADVYTRERILKFHQMRMQTAIMHRRGSPPDPSVLKNFFTQSLSKRVDLAIALEGAHGMLASADAPQDGFWQKQHMAQFSARIGGGTNEVHRNMIGERALGLPPEPRDDKDVPWRDLPKS, from the coding sequence GTGGACTTCGACGACACGCCGGAGGAAGCCGCGTTCCGCCGGGAGGTGCGGGCGTTCCTCGAGGCCCATGCCCGGCGCAAGACCGGCACCGACGCCGACTGGTCCCGGGGAGGCGTCTCGGAGGACCCGGAGCGAGCCGCCGCCTACCTGGAGCGCTGCCGGGCCTGGCAGCGCACCCTCTTCGATAACGGCTGGGCCGGCATCACCTGGCCGAAGGAGTACGGCGGGCGGGGCGGCACGCCGGCGGAGAGCATCATCTTCAACCAGGAGGCCTCGCAGTTCGACGTCACCACGGGCTTCATCGGCGCGGCTCAGCAGCTCGTCGGCCCGCCGCTGCTGCGGTTCGGTACCGAGGAGCAGAAGGCCCGCTACATCCCGTCGATGTTGAAGGGCGACGAGCTGTGGTGCCAGCTCTTCAGCGAGCCCGGCGCGGGTTCCGATCTGGCGGCGTTGGCGACCAGGGCGGTGCGGGACGGCGACGAATGGGTGGTCACCGGCCAGAAGGTGTGGACCTCCGAGGCCCAGCACGCCGATTTCGGCATCCTGCTCGCTCGCACGGACCCCGACGCTCCGAAGCACAAGGGCATCACCTTCTTCATCGTCGACATGCACTCGCCGGGCATCGAGATCCGCCCGCTGGTGCAGGCCACTGGCCTGTCGCACTTCAACGAGGTGTTCCTGACCGACGTCCGTATTCCTGCCGGCAACGTCGTGGGCGAGGTGAACGGGGGCTGGGCGGTGGCTCGCACCACCCTGGCGAGCGAGGCGGGGATGATCGGCGGTGCCGGCCAGACCACCACCTTCCAGGCGGTCCTTGAGCTGGCCCGGGCGTGCGGGCGGACCGGCGACCCGATCGTGCGGCAGGGCCTCGCCGACGTGTACACCCGTGAGCGCATCCTCAAGTTCCACCAGATGCGTATGCAGACCGCGATCATGCATCGCCGGGGCTCGCCGCCGGACCCGTCGGTCCTCAAGAACTTCTTCACCCAGTCGCTCTCGAAGCGGGTCGACCTGGCGATCGCGCTGGAGGGCGCCCACGGGATGTTGGCCAGCGCCGATGCCCCCCAGGACGGGTTCTGGCAGAAGCAGCACATGGCGCAGTTCTCGGCCCGCATCGGAGGTGGCACCAACGAGGTGCACCGGAACATGATCGGCGAGCGAGCGCTCGGCCTCCCCCCGGAGCCACGCGACGACAAGGACGTGCCCTGGCGCGACTTGCCCAAGTCCTGA
- a CDS encoding protease inhibitor I42 family protein: MSCRRATIAVIALAALLAGCSGSEAPSAGPTASAGATTIAGADGGDPRAFPVFTDPEQPIVVAVGARFGILLPAEHSAGFRWQLVGQPDPDVLAPLGNELLTGTTALPGDGDAEVISFAARREGAATVELRYVGSDGNPDPAGRTARFSVTVTATGEAPPAPETATTTTPSTTSTRRR; the protein is encoded by the coding sequence ATGTCCTGCCGCCGAGCCACGATCGCGGTGATCGCACTGGCCGCGCTGCTCGCGGGCTGCTCGGGATCGGAAGCCCCGAGTGCCGGCCCCACCGCCAGCGCCGGAGCGACGACGATCGCCGGCGCGGACGGGGGCGACCCTCGGGCCTTCCCGGTGTTCACCGACCCCGAGCAGCCGATCGTGGTGGCCGTGGGAGCCCGGTTCGGCATCCTCCTGCCCGCCGAGCACTCGGCGGGCTTCCGCTGGCAGCTGGTGGGGCAACCCGATCCGGACGTGCTGGCGCCGCTGGGCAATGAGCTGCTGACCGGCACGACGGCACTGCCCGGTGACGGAGACGCCGAGGTGATCTCCTTCGCCGCCCGCCGCGAGGGGGCCGCCACCGTCGAGCTGCGCTACGTGGGCAGCGACGGCAACCCCGATCCCGCCGGCCGGACCGCCCGGTTCTCCGTGACCGTCACCGCCACCGGCGAAGCACCGCCCGCGCCGGAGACGGCGACCACCACGACGCCCTCGACGACCTCGACCCGACGGCGATAG
- a CDS encoding amidohydrolase family protein: MRADDMILVSVDDHVVEPPGLFDGRMPAKYADRAPRVRRKRSGVDVWTFEGQDIANLAINAVAGRPREEYGIDPTSFEQIRPGCYDVHERIKDMNAAGILGSMCFPSFPGFAGRLFASVDDKDFALATLQAYNDWHIEDWCGAYPGRFMPLALPALWSAEETAKEVYRVAEKGCFAMTFPENPAVLGYPSLHTDYWDPFWQACSDTGTVPCMHIGSSSQLVVTSDDAPVEVMITLQPLNLVQCATDLVWSGIFLRFPQLKVALSEGGIGWIPYFLERIDRTYDRHRAWTGQDLKGKLPSELFREHVITCFIDDPVGVKLRDQVGLDMITWECDYPHSDTAWPDAAEALEAELAGLSDEEIDKITHLNAMRLFSYDPFSVRPREHCTVGALKAEAGDHDVSIKPSGQTMSQGAVTAAAVQAKATA; the protein is encoded by the coding sequence ATGCGGGCTGACGACATGATCCTGGTGAGCGTCGACGACCACGTGGTCGAGCCGCCCGGCCTCTTCGACGGGCGCATGCCGGCCAAGTACGCGGACCGGGCGCCTCGGGTGCGCCGGAAGCGCAGCGGGGTCGACGTGTGGACCTTCGAGGGCCAGGACATCGCCAACCTGGCCATCAACGCGGTCGCCGGGCGACCCCGCGAGGAGTACGGCATCGACCCCACGTCCTTCGAGCAGATCCGCCCCGGCTGCTACGACGTGCACGAGCGGATCAAGGACATGAACGCCGCGGGCATCCTCGGGTCCATGTGTTTCCCGTCGTTCCCGGGGTTCGCCGGGCGCCTGTTCGCCAGCGTGGACGACAAGGACTTCGCCCTCGCCACCCTCCAGGCCTACAACGACTGGCACATCGAGGACTGGTGCGGCGCCTACCCGGGCCGGTTCATGCCGCTGGCCCTGCCGGCTCTGTGGAGTGCGGAGGAGACGGCCAAGGAGGTCTACCGGGTGGCTGAGAAGGGCTGCTTCGCCATGACCTTCCCCGAGAATCCGGCGGTGCTCGGCTACCCGAGCCTCCACACCGACTACTGGGATCCCTTCTGGCAGGCGTGCAGCGACACGGGCACCGTGCCTTGCATGCACATCGGCTCGTCGTCGCAGCTCGTCGTGACCTCCGACGACGCTCCGGTGGAGGTCATGATCACCCTCCAGCCCCTCAACCTGGTGCAGTGCGCCACCGATCTGGTGTGGTCGGGCATCTTCTTGCGATTTCCGCAGCTCAAGGTGGCGTTGAGCGAGGGCGGCATCGGGTGGATCCCTTACTTCCTCGAGCGCATCGATCGCACGTACGACCGTCATCGGGCGTGGACCGGTCAGGACCTGAAGGGCAAGCTGCCCAGCGAGCTGTTCCGAGAGCACGTCATCACCTGCTTCATCGACGACCCGGTCGGGGTGAAGCTGCGCGACCAGGTCGGTCTCGACATGATCACCTGGGAGTGCGACTACCCCCATTCCGACACCGCATGGCCCGACGCCGCGGAGGCGCTCGAGGCTGAGCTGGCCGGGCTGAGCGACGAAGAGATCGACAAGATCACCCACCTCAACGCGATGCGGCTGTTCTCCTACGACCCGTTCTCGGTCCGGCCCCGTGAGCACTGCACGGTCGGGGCGCTCAAGGCCGAAGCGGGGGATCACGACGTGTCCATCAAGCCCAGCGGACAGACGATGTCGCAGGGCGCGGTCACCGCGGCCGCGGTGCAGGCCAAGGCCACCGCCTGA
- a CDS encoding cytochrome P450, giving the protein MAGASTTTPVEFNPYAHEVHDDPFPFYERLREEAPVYENRKLGFYALSRYDDVLAALHDHETFCNRYGITLEPKSPLPMMLTMDPPEHTAMRRLVSRVFTPRRVADLEPSIRALSAKYLDPLVPEGRCDLIGDYSAKLPMDVISTMLGVPPDDQDMLRGWTDDMIHRDEGQPEMTDRGIEAGARLYEYLSAMVTAKRARPGDDLTSALLEASLDGERLGDRDVVGFLLLLIIAGNETTTKLIGNAVYWLWRNPAERQKLLDDPSRIPDAVEETLRYEGSTQLMARTLTRDHTLHDVTMREGSKVLLLLGSANRDPRVWDRPDVFDIDREGLNRHLGFGHGIHVCLGAALARLEMRIALEHLHERMLDYEVDEGGMERIHSGNVRGYARMPLTFRPA; this is encoded by the coding sequence ATGGCCGGGGCGTCGACGACCACACCAGTGGAGTTCAATCCGTACGCGCACGAGGTTCACGACGACCCCTTCCCCTTCTACGAGCGACTGCGGGAGGAGGCACCGGTCTACGAGAACCGTAAGCTCGGCTTCTACGCCCTCTCCCGCTACGACGACGTGCTGGCCGCCCTGCACGACCACGAGACGTTCTGCAATCGGTACGGGATCACCCTCGAGCCCAAGAGCCCCCTTCCGATGATGCTCACGATGGACCCGCCCGAGCACACGGCGATGCGCCGGCTGGTGAGCCGGGTCTTCACCCCCCGGCGGGTCGCCGACCTGGAGCCGAGCATCCGGGCGCTGTCCGCCAAGTACCTCGACCCTCTCGTGCCCGAGGGCCGCTGCGACCTCATCGGCGACTACTCGGCGAAGCTGCCCATGGACGTGATCTCGACCATGCTCGGAGTCCCACCCGACGACCAAGACATGCTCCGGGGCTGGACCGACGACATGATCCACCGGGATGAAGGCCAGCCCGAGATGACCGACCGGGGAATCGAGGCCGGGGCACGGCTCTACGAGTACCTGAGCGCGATGGTGACCGCGAAGCGGGCCCGTCCCGGTGATGACCTCACCAGCGCCCTGCTCGAGGCGTCGCTCGACGGGGAACGGCTCGGCGACCGGGACGTGGTGGGCTTCCTGCTCCTGTTGATCATCGCCGGCAACGAGACCACCACGAAGCTCATCGGTAATGCCGTGTACTGGCTGTGGCGCAACCCGGCCGAGCGGCAGAAGCTGCTGGATGACCCGTCGCGGATCCCCGATGCGGTCGAGGAGACCCTGCGCTACGAAGGGTCGACCCAACTCATGGCCCGCACCCTCACCCGGGACCACACCCTTCACGACGTGACCATGCGGGAAGGGAGCAAGGTGCTGCTGCTGCTCGGGTCGGCCAACCGGGACCCCCGGGTGTGGGACCGTCCGGACGTGTTCGACATCGACCGCGAGGGCCTCAATCGCCATCTCGGCTTCGGTCACGGCATCCACGTGTGCCTCGGCGCGGCGCTCGCTCGGCTGGAGATGCGCATCGCCCTCGAACACCTCCACGAGCGGATGCTGGACTACGAGGTCGATGAGGGGGGCATGGAGCGGATCCACTCCGGCAACGTGCGCGGCTATGCCCGCATGCCGCTCACCTTCCGCCCCGCCTGA